In one window of Leptospira sp. WS92.C1 DNA:
- a CDS encoding DUF1566 domain-containing protein: MRIKHFFKTFLLLFYFAFGGCKEKPLDNSCSPESKSHWEAVILSAASSNLIPYCGADPNAPRALSYPSPSAFANGVPFSLTPTVIGNGITFSILPALPNGLALDSQTGTISGSYIGYSGVDTVFTVTASNANGFVLGFLELILSGPLPLKTGQTICYDSVGNPISCAGTGQDGLFQNGRNASFSGPTLVNGTDYTTTDHFSGLIWKSCSEGQTGAACVGIPNDFDWVAGNAACTNLNGIPYANRTDWRLASAKELSTIVHYDGNSPATYPGPFPNTSGSGYWSSSLYAPIVGDSWYVSFTDGIIGETIQANANKVHCVSGSQLPAPLFRDNGDSTVTDVNTGLVWTQCPAGLTGFGCSAGVASSVNWTNALIGCNSLNLSGRVWRLPSVNELQSITDISGTFPVSNINSSFFPNTPAANFWTSTSYTNPADAWVLQFGIGNVVMNLTKGAIANVRCVATGP; the protein is encoded by the coding sequence ATGCGAATCAAACATTTTTTTAAAACATTTTTACTTCTTTTCTATTTTGCTTTCGGCGGGTGTAAGGAAAAACCCTTAGACAACTCTTGTAGTCCGGAATCCAAATCACATTGGGAAGCGGTGATTTTAAGCGCGGCTTCGTCTAACTTGATCCCCTATTGCGGAGCCGATCCGAACGCTCCCCGCGCTTTGAGTTATCCGAGTCCTTCCGCGTTTGCAAACGGAGTTCCGTTTAGTCTGACTCCCACAGTGATCGGAAATGGAATCACATTTTCCATTCTTCCTGCGCTTCCCAATGGATTGGCCTTAGATTCTCAAACCGGAACGATCTCCGGTTCTTACATCGGTTATTCCGGTGTGGACACGGTCTTTACGGTCACCGCTTCTAATGCAAATGGATTCGTTTTAGGATTTCTGGAGTTGATTTTATCCGGACCACTTCCTCTCAAAACGGGACAAACGATCTGTTATGATTCGGTAGGAAATCCGATTTCTTGTGCGGGCACAGGTCAGGACGGACTTTTTCAAAACGGAAGGAACGCGAGTTTTTCAGGCCCGACGCTGGTGAACGGAACCGACTATACTACAACCGATCACTTTTCCGGTTTGATCTGGAAGAGCTGTAGCGAAGGACAAACGGGAGCCGCTTGTGTTGGTATACCAAATGATTTCGATTGGGTTGCGGGAAATGCCGCTTGTACAAATTTAAACGGAATTCCGTATGCAAACCGTACGGATTGGAGACTTGCTTCCGCAAAAGAATTGTCCACGATCGTCCATTATGACGGGAATAGTCCGGCTACGTATCCCGGTCCATTTCCAAATACCAGCGGATCCGGTTATTGGAGCTCGAGTCTTTATGCGCCGATCGTCGGTGATTCTTGGTATGTTTCTTTTACGGACGGAATCATTGGTGAAACGATTCAAGCGAACGCGAATAAGGTTCATTGTGTATCCGGATCACAATTGCCTGCTCCGCTTTTCAGAGACAACGGAGATTCTACCGTAACCGATGTAAATACCGGATTAGTTTGGACTCAGTGTCCTGCGGGATTGACCGGATTCGGCTGTTCAGCCGGAGTCGCTTCTTCTGTAAATTGGACGAATGCCTTGATCGGCTGTAATTCTTTGAACTTATCGGGAAGAGTTTGGAGACTTCCTTCGGTAAACGAACTTCAATCGATAACGGATATATCGGGGACCTTTCCCGTTTCGAATATCAATTCATCCTTTTTTCCGAATACACCGGCTGCCAATTTCTGGACTTCGACCAGTTATACAAATCCGGCCGACGCTTGGGTGCTTCAATTCGGGATCGGCAACGTAGTTATGAATTTAACGAAAGGTGCGATTGCAAACGTGCGTTGTGTGGCGACAGGTCCTTGA
- a CDS encoding acyltransferase family protein — protein sequence MNFKEYFLSIFQKKENEYENLNGIRAISILFVVVFHGWVTARTIIPGETDSLRLFLGSLSSGVDFFFLLSGFLIYGGLFREHERKEKIEIKQFFIKRSLRIFPPFYFALAILFYSKYQQISKLESLNITNSQILALIADEKLRLEHVWVDIFYLSDFLPHALYNGGWSLSIEEHFYLILPFLCWIFLFRVNIKIRFLFYLIGFLTAFFVRLKLAFPVPNLDAAYHFHARFDSILAGMVVYELFHHFPLTEERIGKYRLSLRITLILGFLIVIGTHQIDPGTSWALVLRPIFLSFGFGILMYFSFYPGYLKTFFSFIIFRPFARLGYTAYLWHIFAIPVAAKKITPLIQGIPSVWMFLVCSIYLVLITFLISWFFFLLIEQPFLILKDKLTEVQSKIS from the coding sequence ATGAATTTTAAAGAGTACTTTTTATCAATATTTCAAAAAAAAGAAAACGAATATGAGAACCTAAACGGAATTAGAGCAATTTCGATTCTTTTTGTTGTCGTATTCCATGGATGGGTAACCGCAAGAACAATCATTCCGGGAGAAACGGATTCTCTTCGTTTGTTTCTCGGTTCCCTTTCTTCCGGAGTAGATTTTTTCTTTCTTCTCAGCGGATTTTTAATTTACGGCGGTTTATTTCGAGAACATGAAAGAAAAGAAAAAATAGAAATCAAACAATTTTTTATCAAAAGGTCCCTTAGAATATTCCCTCCTTTTTATTTCGCATTAGCGATTCTTTTTTACAGTAAATATCAGCAAATATCTAAGTTAGAAAGTTTGAATATTACAAATTCTCAGATTTTAGCTCTCATCGCCGATGAAAAACTAAGATTGGAGCACGTCTGGGTCGATATTTTTTATTTATCCGATTTTTTACCTCATGCGTTATATAACGGGGGATGGTCTTTATCGATCGAAGAACATTTTTATCTGATATTACCTTTTCTCTGCTGGATCTTTCTTTTTAGAGTAAATATAAAAATCCGTTTTTTGTTTTATCTTATTGGTTTTCTGACAGCATTTTTTGTACGACTAAAACTCGCTTTCCCAGTTCCTAACTTAGATGCGGCTTATCATTTTCACGCGAGATTCGACTCGATACTAGCAGGAATGGTCGTCTATGAACTTTTCCATCATTTTCCGCTCACGGAAGAAAGAATCGGCAAATACCGACTTTCGCTGAGAATAACTTTAATCCTCGGGTTCTTGATCGTGATCGGAACCCATCAAATCGATCCTGGAACATCCTGGGCCTTGGTTTTACGTCCTATTTTTCTGTCTTTCGGTTTCGGAATTTTGATGTATTTCTCCTTTTATCCGGGATACTTAAAAACTTTTTTCAGTTTTATAATCTTTAGACCGTTTGCGAGACTAGGCTACACAGCCTATCTTTGGCATATTTTCGCAATCCCAGTCGCTGCAAAAAAAATTACTCCTTTGATTCAAGGAATACCTTCCGTCTGGATGTTTCTTGTTTGCAGCATCTATTTAGTATTGATAACGTTCTTGATCTCTTGGTTTTTCTTTCTACTGATCGAGCAACCGTTTCTAATTCTCAAAGATAAACTGACAGAGGTTCAAAGCAAAATCAGCTAA
- the lepB gene encoding signal peptidase I, whose product MKNSEKKSKIRQTILKVFPIFLSLFTILLMRIFLFQIYFISGYSMSPSYKEGDLILVTKWGFPARIGKWEVSFLEGRVSRFDVLVLDGIEEELSLKRVVGLPGDYFRFENDRILINDGPLQETFLKPGFKTIAPSLSMIPMTAVKGNVPIGDVGRIPPGYFLVLGDNREYSTDSRNYGLIPFQKLRGKVWLFL is encoded by the coding sequence ATGAAAAATTCGGAAAAAAAAAGTAAGATCCGGCAAACGATCCTCAAAGTTTTTCCAATTTTTCTTTCCTTATTTACGATTCTTTTGATGCGAATTTTTCTTTTCCAAATTTACTTCATTTCCGGTTATTCCATGTCCCCTTCTTATAAGGAAGGAGACTTGATCTTGGTGACAAAATGGGGATTCCCTGCTCGAATCGGTAAATGGGAAGTTTCTTTTTTGGAAGGAAGGGTAAGTCGATTTGACGTTTTAGTTTTAGACGGTATAGAGGAAGAACTGAGCTTAAAAAGAGTAGTCGGACTTCCGGGCGATTATTTCCGCTTTGAAAACGATCGAATTTTAATCAACGACGGGCCGCTTCAGGAAACATTTTTAAAACCTGGTTTTAAAACGATTGCGCCTTCTCTATCCATGATTCCAATGACAGCCGTAAAAGGAAACGTTCCAATCGGAGATGTGGGGAGAATTCCGCCTGGATATTTTTTGGTTCTCGGAGACAATCGGGAATATTCGACAGATTCTAGAAATTACGGATTAATTCCGTTTCAAAAATTAAGAGGAAAGGTCTGGCTTTTTTTATAA
- a CDS encoding acyltransferase family protein, with amino-acid sequence MKKIFGGIFLKKQNEEASLNGLRAIAILMVMLFHYFHVLQGKFKDLDPFQSLLFVYFDNFFSGVDLFFVLSGFLISKGLWEDWNRNQKIDYKSFYLKRTFRIFPAYYFFITISLLLSKANFLIIESRIKESNDPGLLQTMSVIKIQMANSWADFVFLGNYWQGLNFHTWSLSIEEQFYLIFPLFCGLALFRRSHPQRQILLWSLYLVPTFLRMYIFSTTPQPSDFEAEIYRPFHTRFDSLIAGVIVMDLYYNGKYLIDKIEKSKTIYNTILFFTLGTLLWVLQTPKDSSMMFTYTLKYNILNLAYGILVLLSILKVKGMWTQFLSWKTFTPVAHLSYTMYLWHILFSLSGAALVIKDPMNITLSQLYLGVIASFFTVFLLSIFFYILMEYPFQKLREKLIPQKES; translated from the coding sequence ATGAAAAAGATATTCGGCGGCATTTTCTTAAAAAAACAGAACGAAGAGGCCTCATTAAACGGATTGAGAGCGATTGCAATTTTAATGGTGATGCTCTTTCATTATTTTCATGTCCTTCAAGGCAAGTTCAAAGATTTAGATCCGTTTCAGAGTTTACTCTTCGTCTACTTCGATAATTTCTTTTCCGGTGTGGATCTGTTCTTCGTATTGAGCGGTTTCTTAATTTCAAAAGGATTATGGGAAGATTGGAATCGAAATCAAAAAATCGATTACAAAAGCTTTTATCTCAAGAGAACGTTTCGGATTTTTCCCGCTTATTACTTTTTTATAACCATCAGCCTTTTGCTTTCTAAGGCGAATTTTTTAATCATAGAATCCAGAATCAAAGAATCAAACGATCCCGGTTTGCTCCAAACGATGTCCGTGATTAAAATCCAAATGGCAAATTCCTGGGCGGATTTCGTATTTTTAGGAAATTACTGGCAAGGATTGAATTTTCATACCTGGTCTCTTTCCATAGAAGAACAGTTTTATCTCATATTTCCTCTCTTTTGCGGTTTAGCCCTATTCAGACGCAGTCATCCGCAAAGACAAATATTGCTCTGGAGCTTATACCTCGTTCCTACTTTTTTAAGAATGTATATTTTTTCGACTACCCCACAACCGAGCGACTTCGAGGCCGAAATCTATCGTCCGTTTCATACCCGGTTCGATTCTTTGATCGCGGGTGTCATTGTAATGGATTTGTATTATAATGGTAAGTATCTTATAGATAAGATAGAGAAAAGCAAAACGATCTATAATACGATTCTGTTTTTTACGCTCGGGACTCTTCTTTGGGTGTTGCAAACGCCGAAAGACAGCAGTATGATGTTTACTTATACTCTTAAATATAACATTCTAAATTTAGCATACGGAATTTTAGTGTTACTTTCGATCCTCAAAGTAAAGGGAATGTGGACTCAATTTTTAAGCTGGAAAACATTCACTCCGGTCGCCCACTTGAGCTACACAATGTATTTATGGCATATATTGTTCTCTTTATCAGGAGCCGCTTTAGTGATCAAGGATCCGATGAACATCACTCTTTCTCAGCTCTACTTAGGAGTGATTGCAAGTTTTTTCACCGTTTTTCTGCTTTCGATCTTTTTTTATATCTTAATGGAATATCCGTTTCAAAAACTGAGAGAAAAGTTGATCCCTCAAAAGGAATCTTGA
- a CDS encoding SPFH domain-containing protein — protein sequence MALIDVIKYEGLPGEIVWKFPRNDISHFGQLVVNESQEAVFFKEGKALDTFGPGTHTLKTGNIPILEKLVNLPFGGQTPFTAEIVYVNKSIINMTWGTPTPIQIEDPKYHITLGLRAFGNYNIKVIDSKSFVNTVVGTQQRFNHDGVDRLLKPMIVTRLSDFISEVVLKNGVPITQISQHLEETSAAGKTKTQPDFQKYGLEIVDFFIQSINFDQNDPNFQKIQKVLTDKFEIETMGNMYQQKRMLDIGEAAAKNEGGSAGEGMSAGMGLGMGMNMANMMGNMMGQNQPGTKPAGEDAASRIAKLKSLLDGGLITQEEFDTKKKDILNSI from the coding sequence ATGGCATTGATTGATGTAATCAAATACGAAGGACTACCCGGTGAAATCGTTTGGAAATTTCCGAGAAATGATATCAGCCATTTCGGTCAGCTTGTTGTAAACGAAAGTCAGGAAGCTGTTTTTTTTAAGGAAGGAAAGGCTTTGGACACGTTCGGTCCGGGAACTCATACTCTAAAAACCGGAAACATTCCTATTTTGGAAAAACTCGTCAATTTGCCGTTCGGCGGACAAACTCCGTTTACCGCGGAAATTGTATATGTAAACAAATCCATCATCAATATGACTTGGGGAACGCCCACACCGATTCAGATCGAAGATCCGAAGTATCATATTACTCTCGGATTAAGAGCATTCGGAAACTATAATATAAAAGTAATCGATTCCAAATCCTTTGTAAACACAGTGGTAGGAACTCAACAACGATTCAATCATGACGGAGTGGATCGACTTCTCAAGCCGATGATCGTAACACGATTGAGCGATTTTATTTCCGAGGTCGTTTTAAAAAACGGAGTCCCGATCACTCAAATTTCGCAACACTTGGAAGAAACTTCCGCAGCAGGAAAAACAAAAACCCAACCCGATTTTCAGAAATACGGTCTTGAGATCGTAGACTTTTTTATCCAATCGATCAACTTTGATCAGAACGATCCGAATTTTCAAAAGATTCAGAAAGTTCTCACCGACAAGTTCGAAATCGAAACGATGGGAAATATGTATCAGCAGAAAAGAATGCTGGATATCGGAGAAGCGGCCGCAAAAAACGAAGGCGGATCCGCAGGTGAAGGGATGAGTGCGGGAATGGGACTTGGAATGGGGATGAACATGGCCAACATGATGGGGAATATGATGGGACAAAATCAGCCCGGAACAAAACCCGCAGGCGAAGACGCAGCGAGTCGAATTGCAAAACTCAAATCTCTTCTCGACGGCGGACTGATCACTCAAGAAGAATTTGATACCAAAAAAAAGGACATTTTGAATTCTATCTAA
- the thrC gene encoding threonine synthase: MVPTLTRYKAEFECINDSCKTRYDLNEIVYECKKCGSLLQVSHDLDALGTLSGKEWKHLFDSRFRSVKFPNSSGIWNKREWVLPHVEDQNIVTSGEGLSHLFVSDRLTADLGLGSFYVKQCGISHTGSFKDLGMTVLLSQVKQMISSGVPIQAVACASSGDTSAALASYAAKAGIPAIIFLPAGKVSQAQLIQPVSNGAKVIALDTDFDGCMEIVKEVTREAGIYLANSMNSLRIEGQKTISVEITQQLEWKVPDWIVIPGGNLGNVSALGAGFEMMLSLGLIDRLPRIVLAQAEHANPLYLSYLKNFESFEPIAAKTTLASAIQIGNPVSIQKAIKTLKQFDGVVEQASEAELADAASKADLYGLYNDPHTGVALAALGKLLKKGTIAKGENVVVISTAHGLKFTEFKLKFHAGEISGTDSKIVNAIHRVEPKSGKVIDLIRNLLR, translated from the coding sequence ATGGTCCCCACTCTTACCCGATACAAAGCAGAATTTGAATGTATTAACGACTCTTGCAAAACTCGATACGATTTAAACGAGATCGTCTACGAGTGCAAAAAATGCGGGAGTCTGCTTCAAGTCTCTCACGATCTGGATGCGTTGGGAACGTTGTCGGGAAAAGAATGGAAACATCTTTTTGATTCCCGATTTCGGTCCGTCAAGTTTCCGAATTCCTCCGGAATTTGGAATAAAAGAGAATGGGTTTTACCTCACGTCGAAGATCAGAATATCGTGACTTCCGGGGAAGGTCTTTCCCATTTGTTTGTATCCGATCGTCTGACCGCGGATCTGGGACTTGGGAGCTTTTATGTAAAGCAGTGTGGGATCTCACACACTGGATCTTTTAAAGACTTGGGGATGACGGTTTTGTTGTCTCAAGTAAAACAAATGATTTCTTCCGGGGTTCCGATTCAGGCCGTAGCCTGCGCGAGCTCCGGGGATACTTCCGCGGCTCTTGCTTCGTATGCTGCTAAGGCCGGAATTCCAGCGATCATATTCTTACCTGCGGGAAAGGTTTCTCAAGCACAGCTCATTCAACCAGTATCCAACGGAGCCAAGGTGATCGCTTTGGACACGGACTTTGACGGATGTATGGAAATCGTAAAAGAGGTCACTCGGGAGGCGGGGATCTATCTCGCAAACTCGATGAATTCCTTGCGTATCGAAGGTCAGAAAACGATTTCTGTAGAAATCACGCAGCAGTTGGAATGGAAGGTGCCGGACTGGATCGTGATTCCCGGAGGAAATCTGGGAAATGTGTCCGCGCTGGGAGCGGGTTTTGAAATGATGTTGTCCTTAGGGCTCATCGATAGACTTCCGAGAATCGTTTTGGCTCAGGCCGAACATGCAAACCCGTTGTATCTTTCGTATTTAAAGAATTTTGAAAGTTTCGAGCCGATTGCCGCAAAAACGACTTTGGCTTCCGCGATTCAGATCGGAAATCCCGTATCCATCCAAAAGGCGATCAAAACCTTAAAGCAATTTGACGGTGTCGTGGAACAAGCGAGCGAAGCCGAATTGGCTGACGCGGCATCCAAAGCGGATTTATACGGTCTTTACAACGATCCTCATACGGGGGTTGCGCTTGCTGCGCTCGGTAAACTTTTGAAAAAAGGAACCATTGCCAAAGGAGAGAATGTCGTCGTAATTTCGACGGCACACGGTCTCAAATTCACCGAATTCAAACTGAAGTTTCATGCAGGAGAGATTTCTGGAACGGATTCAAAAATCGTAAATGCGATTCATCGAGTGGAGCCGAAATCGGGAAAAGTGATCGATTTGATCCGAAATTTGTTACGATGA
- the leuS gene encoding leucine--tRNA ligase translates to MQYPFQEVESLWQKFWEENNSFQTNIRSSKPKFYCLDMFPYPSGAGLHVGHPEGYTATDILSRFKRMKGFEVLHPMGWDAFGLPAERYAMQTGIHPATTTKNNIDNFRRQIKMIGLSYDWSRELSTTDPDYYKFTQWIFIQLYQSWFNPESKKAASIETLTARFAAKGSSGLDYRQFSGEEWKSYSTVEKEKILSDFRLVYQAEIPVNWCEALGTVLANEEVEEWVEKGYEVVRKPMRQYMMRITAYADRLLEDLTLVQWPTSTLEMQKNWIGKSEGLEITFPLKTPVNDLDGIRIFTTRPDTIFGVTYMVVAPEHPIVSLITTPEQRQKVEEYQKTSSLKSDLDRMELNKDKTGVFTGAFVKNPANPSQEIPVWISDYVLYGYGTGAIMAVPAHDQRDYEFAKAFDLKILPVIEGEITETAAFDSKTSTCINSSSNEISIDGLDYASASSKIISWAESKKIGKKKIQFKLRDWLFARQRYWGEPIPLVHYPSGVTKPISESELPLLLPDLEEFKPSGTGESPLALAKEWLKYKDPVSGEIGTRETNTMPQWAGSCWYYLRYIDPKNGKLFCDPELEKNWMPVDLYVGGSEHAVLHLLYSRFWHKFLHDIGVVSTPEPFGKLIHQGLILGEDKRKMSKSLGNVVNPDDVIKEYGADSLRLFEMFMGPLEMVKPWSTRGVEGVFRFLNRIWRLFHSGEGESFRLDDIEPTPEELKILHKTIQKVTEDIPNFSFNTAISQLMIFVNEFTPSERRPKKALEPFILLLAPFAPHIAEELWKRSGKKESLTKETFPEADAQFLIESEILIVVQINGKLRDEFKTSKDVSQADAIVMAKNLEKIKGILDGKMIRKEIYVPGKLVNLVIG, encoded by the coding sequence ATGCAATATCCGTTTCAGGAAGTAGAATCTCTTTGGCAAAAATTCTGGGAAGAAAACAACAGCTTTCAGACAAATATCCGGTCTTCTAAACCAAAATTCTACTGCTTGGATATGTTTCCTTATCCTTCCGGCGCGGGGCTCCACGTGGGACATCCGGAAGGATACACAGCAACCGACATTCTCTCTCGATTCAAGAGAATGAAAGGTTTCGAAGTTTTGCATCCCATGGGTTGGGACGCGTTCGGACTTCCCGCAGAACGTTATGCAATGCAGACCGGAATCCATCCGGCGACTACTACTAAAAACAATATCGATAATTTCCGCCGCCAGATCAAAATGATCGGACTTTCTTATGACTGGTCGCGGGAACTTTCCACAACCGATCCGGATTATTATAAATTCACCCAATGGATCTTCATCCAACTCTATCAATCCTGGTTTAACCCGGAATCGAAAAAGGCCGCTTCGATCGAAACGTTAACTGCCCGTTTTGCAGCAAAAGGCTCTTCCGGCTTGGATTATAGACAGTTCAGCGGCGAAGAATGGAAATCGTATTCTACCGTTGAAAAAGAGAAAATTCTCTCCGACTTTCGATTGGTGTATCAGGCCGAAATTCCAGTAAACTGGTGTGAAGCCCTGGGAACCGTTCTGGCCAACGAAGAGGTGGAAGAATGGGTCGAAAAAGGATACGAAGTCGTTCGCAAACCGATGCGCCAGTATATGATGCGAATCACCGCCTATGCGGATCGTCTTTTAGAAGACCTCACTCTCGTTCAATGGCCGACTTCCACCTTGGAAATGCAGAAAAACTGGATCGGCAAAAGTGAAGGACTGGAAATTACATTCCCACTCAAGACTCCTGTCAACGACCTCGATGGAATTCGGATTTTTACGACCAGACCGGATACGATCTTCGGGGTGACTTATATGGTAGTGGCTCCCGAACATCCGATCGTTTCCCTGATTACGACTCCCGAACAAAGGCAAAAAGTGGAAGAATACCAAAAGACCTCTTCTCTCAAAAGCGATTTGGATCGGATGGAGTTGAACAAGGATAAGACCGGAGTTTTCACAGGAGCCTTTGTAAAAAACCCGGCCAACCCTTCTCAGGAAATTCCGGTTTGGATCAGCGATTATGTTCTTTATGGATACGGAACCGGAGCCATCATGGCGGTTCCCGCACACGATCAAAGAGACTATGAATTTGCAAAAGCGTTCGATCTCAAAATTCTTCCCGTAATCGAAGGCGAAATCACGGAAACAGCGGCCTTCGATTCTAAAACTTCAACATGCATCAATTCATCTTCGAATGAAATTTCAATCGACGGACTCGACTATGCGTCCGCTTCTTCTAAGATCATCTCTTGGGCGGAATCCAAAAAGATCGGAAAGAAAAAGATTCAGTTCAAACTCAGGGATTGGCTTTTTGCAAGACAACGATATTGGGGAGAACCGATTCCCTTGGTTCACTATCCGTCTGGAGTTACAAAACCGATTTCCGAGTCCGAACTTCCATTATTACTTCCTGATTTAGAAGAATTTAAACCTTCGGGAACCGGAGAATCTCCTCTCGCTCTTGCAAAAGAATGGCTAAAGTATAAGGATCCCGTTTCCGGAGAAATTGGAACCAGAGAAACCAATACAATGCCGCAGTGGGCCGGATCTTGCTGGTATTATTTGCGTTATATCGATCCGAAAAACGGAAAACTATTTTGCGATCCGGAGTTAGAGAAGAATTGGATGCCCGTCGATCTTTACGTGGGCGGATCCGAACATGCAGTGCTTCATCTACTCTATTCTAGATTCTGGCATAAATTTTTACACGATATCGGAGTTGTATCCACACCGGAACCGTTTGGAAAACTGATTCATCAAGGTTTGATCTTGGGAGAAGACAAACGGAAGATGTCCAAGTCTCTCGGAAACGTAGTCAACCCCGACGACGTAATCAAAGAATACGGCGCGGACAGTCTCCGACTTTTTGAAATGTTCATGGGTCCGTTAGAAATGGTAAAACCGTGGAGCACTCGAGGCGTGGAAGGTGTTTTCAGATTCTTAAATAGAATCTGGAGATTGTTTCATAGCGGGGAAGGAGAGTCGTTCCGTTTAGACGATATCGAACCTACTCCGGAAGAATTGAAGATTCTCCACAAGACGATCCAAAAAGTAACCGAAGACATTCCAAACTTTTCGTTCAATACGGCAATTTCACAATTGATGATCTTTGTGAACGAATTCACTCCTTCGGAAAGACGTCCGAAAAAAGCGTTGGAACCGTTTATTCTTCTGCTCGCTCCCTTTGCTCCTCATATCGCCGAAGAATTGTGGAAACGTTCCGGTAAAAAAGAATCTCTTACCAAAGAAACCTTTCCAGAAGCCGACGCTCAATTTCTGATCGAATCGGAAATCCTAATTGTAGTTCAAATCAATGGAAAGCTAAGAGACGAATTCAAAACATCCAAGGACGTTTCCCAAGCAGACGCGATTGTTATGGCGAAAAATCTCGAAAAAATCAAAGGGATTTTAGACGGAAAAATGATCCGCAAAGAGATCTACGTTCCCGGAAAACTTGTAAACCTCGTGATCGGTTGA
- a CDS encoding ABC transporter ATP-binding protein yields MLQVKNLNKSYSVSGKRLDVLKDISFQIQEGEFIAIIGPSGSGKSTLLAISAGLDRPDEGEVFLDGIPLLEKNEDDLAKLRGEKIGFIFQNFQLIKSLNALENVSLPLVLNSNWNAAQIRDQALNWLEKVSMKERASNFPGQLSGGEEQRIAIARSFIHNPKILFADEPTANLDKKNGTMVMNLLAELNQKTSSTLIVVTHDHSVAELADRVLEMSDGRIVREIQGKKKQKKKVLSAKKKVLKKKR; encoded by the coding sequence TTGCTACAGGTAAAAAATCTTAATAAGTCTTATTCTGTTTCAGGAAAGAGGCTTGATGTGTTAAAAGATATCTCTTTTCAGATTCAAGAAGGAGAATTTATAGCAATTATCGGTCCATCCGGCTCCGGTAAGTCTACATTGCTTGCTATTTCAGCGGGTTTGGATCGTCCGGATGAAGGAGAAGTTTTTTTAGACGGAATTCCGCTTTTAGAAAAAAACGAAGACGATCTTGCAAAGTTGAGAGGAGAAAAAATAGGCTTTATATTTCAGAATTTTCAGCTCATCAAATCGCTCAATGCATTGGAGAATGTCTCATTACCCTTAGTGTTGAATTCGAATTGGAACGCCGCTCAAATCAGAGATCAGGCTTTGAATTGGTTGGAAAAAGTTTCGATGAAGGAGAGGGCTTCTAACTTTCCGGGACAACTTTCTGGCGGAGAAGAACAAAGAATTGCGATTGCAAGATCTTTTATTCACAATCCTAAGATTCTTTTTGCAGACGAACCGACCGCAAATTTGGACAAGAAAAATGGAACGATGGTCATGAATCTTCTCGCTGAGTTGAATCAAAAAACTTCATCGACTTTGATCGTAGTCACTCATGATCATTCTGTTGCGGAACTCGCGGATCGTGTATTAGAAATGAGTGATGGTCGAATCGTTAGAGAAATTCAAGGCAAAAAGAAACAAAAAAAGAAAGTTTTGTCGGCGAAGAAAAAGGTTTTAAAGAAAAAAAGATGA